The genome window TCCCGGCGTAGCCGATGCCGATCAGGAAGCCTGCCAAAGCGAAGTTGAAAGGCCTGAGGCCCCACGACGGAATCAGCAGGATCGCCGGTAGGAGGAACCCGATGAAAAGCTGAACGATCCAGAAAACCCACCAGTAAGGGCCGAAGGCAACGAGGTGGTGAGCCTCGATGACCGCGGGTGTGCCGGCATATTGAGTGATCGAGTACTCGGAAAACTCGATGAGCACGTTGACTGCGAGGAGGCCGAGAATGAGATAGCGCAAAAACCCGACGGCGTCCCAATGATCGCGATCCTCCGGCCACTTGCGGAACAAGGTGAGGGTGAACGCCACGACCGCGACTCCGGCCAGCAGCGCGGAAAAAAGAAAGCGAATCGGCAGGAGCCCCGAACTCCAGTAAGGCCTGGCCCCCAGGACGCCGAAAAGCGCGCCTTCCCCGCCACCGAACGTGATGACCAGGAAGAATCCCAGAACGGACAGGGGCTTCAGCCAGCGGGATCGGCCTTTAGCCAGCGCGAGCAGCATGACCAGGAGCACCAGGATGAAAGCGGTGTAGACCCAGACCATCGCGGCAAGAATCGAACCGGGGTTCGGCTGAAGATAAAGCTTCCAGAAACGTTCCATATGGCCCAGGTCCGCAAGAACCAGGAGCAGGCCCGCACCCAGGGTGAACAGAGAAACGGGCAATGCGTAAAGGCTCGCGCGCCGTAGACAGGAGATCCCCAATCCATGATGGAGGAAAACGAGCAAGAAAGCGCCGCCGGAGATACCGACCATGTAAATGTACAGGCCGACCCACAGCCCCCACGGGATGTAGCTCCCGAAGTTGAGATTCGCTTTGCCATGGGCCAGCCGATCCCAGGCGCCGACCGCCCCCAGCAAGACCATGACCGCCAGGACCGGGATGAGAATTTTGGATGCTTTCAGCATGGCTGGCCTCCTCAGACCAGGTAGTAAACGCGCGGCTTGGTGCCGAGCTCTTCCTTCAAGCGCATCGCGTTGGGCCTGGCGATCAGCTCGGAGACGAGACTTTCCGGGTCGTTGGCGTCGCCGAAGTATGTGGCATAGCCGATGCAGGTCGTCACGCACGCCGGAAGCATTCCGGCGTCGAGGCGATGAATACAAAAGTGGCACTTCCTCGCGTTGCCGACAGGGGACTTGTCCTGTTCCCGTGGCCACTCTCTCCCATATTCGTGGCTGGGCAGCTTCTCGTAGGGTTCCGCCCGCGGTGTGCCGCTCGTGTAGAACTCGCCGAAGTCCGCCGTGCGTGCGCCGTAAGGGCAAGCCGGCAGGCAATAGCGGCAGCCGATGCACTGTTCGTAGTTGATTTCGACGATTCCGTCGGGTCTCTTGTAGGTCGCCTTCACGGGGCAAACAGGCACACAGGGAGGGTTGTCGCACTGGTTGCAAAGCCTGGGTAAGAAACGGCGGCCGACGTTCGGATATTCGCCGACCTCCTCTTCCATTACCGGGCGATAGACCACGCCCGGCGGCAGCTTGTTTTCCGCCACACAGCCTATGGTGCAGGCCGAGCAGCCGACGCATTTGCGCAGATCGATGACCATGACCCATCGACGCTTCTCGACCGGCTTGGCGAGGGCCCGGCGCAACTCTCCCTGCATGCGCAGGATCATGCTTTCGCCATCGGGAAGCTCCTCGAGGGGTTTCGGCGAATCGGCGGCGTCGACGGTCTCCGGCCTGGTCGCCAGCGCCACCGCAGCCGTGGCGCCGCCGACTAACAGCTTGAGAAAGTCCCGGCGCTCGTGCTTCTCAACGTGTTCGCTTGGCTCGTTCATGGGTTGTCCTTGTTTTTCGGCTGTTCTCGCGCAGTGCGCGCAGCGAGGTGCCATTTCGGACGGACGTCATTTGGAGATCGGTTGGCGCCGAGACGCAATTCCGGGGCCAGGAAACAGGTGAGGGAGGGAGGCCGGCAGCGGGCCTTTCCCTGCGGGAATCGCCGAGAATGTCCCGAGGAGTTTTTTTACTGCGATTTACGAAACATAGCGGTGCGACCGCGCTGTCGAGTCGCACCGCAAGCATGTTGTCGGCGCGGCTGCAAGAAGCGATTTTTCTTTGCGCTCCTGCAAACCACGCCTTCTAGAATTTCCAGTTGTTAAGAAAATCAAGCATGCGCAGCATGTAGAAAATTCGGTTTTCTCTTTCCCGTTTCCCGGAACGTTTTGAGTTTTCGAACACTGGCATGGCCGTTGCTCTTCGCACCCGATCAGCAGGAGAAAGCGGAGGTGAAAGAGATGAAGGTTCTCGTCTCCATTGCAGCCATGGCGTTTTTGTTCACCGCGGCCGATTCCTACGCGCAGCGCCGTCCCGGCATGGCCTGGCGCGGCAGCGGGGGGTGGGGTCCGGGAAGCTCGTACAACCGCCTGTACGACCAGAAAAACGTCGAGACTGTCAGCGGTGAGGTAGTGGCGGTAGAGCGCATCACGCCGGGGAAAGGGATGTCGGCGGGCGTCCATCTCAGAGTGAAAACGGACAAGGAGACGATCTCGGTTCACTTGGGACCGAGCTGGTATCTCGAAAATCAGGACGTAAGAATCGAACCCAAGGACCAGGTCGAGGTGAAGGGCTCCAGGATTACCTTCGGCGGCAAGCCGGCTATCATCGCGGCCGAAGTGAAAAAGGGCGACGACGTACTGAGGCTGCGGGACGACTCAGGCTTTCCGGTCTGGAGCGGCTGGCGGCGCCGTTAGACCGGCCGTTCGAGGTTACCGGTCCGCAGGGCCATCTTCCTGATCCGCTCGAAACGAAGCAAAGCAGATGAATGGCCCGAAGCAGCTTGGAGTTCTTTTTCGCCCGAGCTTTTGAACGAACCATTCCCGGCCCGACACGGGGAAGGAGGAAACCGGGATGATGAGCTGGTTGAGAAGAGAGGAGTGGCCGTGGTGGCAGGCTGGACTTCTGCTGGGGCTGCTCAACATGGCGGCGTTCTACACCGCCGACTACTATCTCTCGGTGTCGACAACCTTTTCGCGCGCCGCGGGCATGATCGTGGGGCTTGTGGCGCCCGACCACGTGGCCGCAAACGCGTACTGGCAGAAGGTCAAGCCGATCGTGGACTGGCAGTTCATGCTGGTCCTCGGAATTCCCATCGGGGCTTATCTGGCCGCGCGGTTGAGCCGCCGAGCCGTCGAGTTCTCTGCGGCGCTTCCCGAGATGTGGGTGAGCCGGTTCGGCGAGAGCAACGCGCAGCGCTGGGGCATCGGCATTCTCGGCGGCGTTCTGGTCGGCTTCGGCGCGCGCCTCGCCGACGGCTGAACCAGCGGCCACGCCCTCAGTGGAGGGCTTCAGTTGGCGGTCAGCAGCTGGCTTTTCCTCATAGCGATGATGGCTTCGGGGACGCTGATGGCGCGATGGATCTTCAGGAGGGTTTGACATGGGTCCTCTGGAAATCACCGGGCCGGCAAGGCTGGCTCTCGGGCTCGTTACGGGAATCCTGTTCGGGTTCATCCTGCAAAAAGGTCAGGTGACCCGTTATCAGAAGATCGTCTCGTTCTTCCGCTGGAGCGACCTTACCGTCCAGAAGGTGATGTTCGCGGCGATCCTCTCCGGCATGGTCGGCGTTTACGCGCTGCACGCGCTGGGGATGGTGAACCTGCACATCAAACCGACGCTTCTCGCCGCGAACGTTCTCGGCGGTCTGATCTTCGGCGCCGGCATGCTGCTGCTCGGCTTTTGACCCGGCACCTGCGCTGCGGCCTTCGGTGAAGGCCGTCTGGACGGCTTGTTGCGCGGCGTGCTCGGGATCCTGATCGGCGCCGGGCTTTATGCCGAGGTCTATCCGTACATCGAAAGCAACCTGTTGAAAGTCGGCGACTACGGGAAGCTGACGATTCCCGCCTTGCTGGGCGTCGAACCGTGGATTGTGATCGCCGTCATCGTCGTTGTCGGAGGCGCCGCGGTCCTCTGGATGGACCGCGTCGATCCGGCCAAGAGAGCCAGCCGCTGAGGGTGGCTCGGGCGGCGACGCGGTCTTGAAAGGTTCACGGGCCGCGCCCGTTGTCCGCAGTCCCTGCTCGAGGGAAGCGCCGTCCGTTGAATGACGGCGGCGCTTCTTGTCATTTTTGCAACTGCATGGCGCAGTTTTTCCGAGAGGCGCGAACGATCCGGCGAAGCCCCTCGAAAAACCGTCTTTATATCCTGGCAGCCGGCTTGCGAGTGCAACCATCGTGGGCAACAGAGGTCGCACATGAGGAACCTGGACCCCGAGCTTACGAAGATGTCCGGCGAAACCGAACCGGGCGAGGAGCCTCCGGCTCCGGTCGTGGATGCGACTCCGGCGAGAAAGCCCGAGGCGGCCGATCCCGGGGGCCTCTTGCCGCCTGCGGGCGGCGGGATGATGGCGGTGATCGACGAGCGGGGCCAGATGATTCCCGTCGTCACTCACGTCGATCTGTTGCGTGCGCTCAAGAACGTATGGAAGGGCGAACTGACCTAGGCGGCGCGGGCTTCCCGTTCCCCGGAATCCGTGCCACGGCCGACGGCTCCGAGGCCGTGGTATGGGTGGAGACGCATATCACTCAGGGCGCCTGCGCCTATCCGATCACGCCGTCGACGAACATGGGAGGCGGCTACCAGATGGCGGTCGCCAACGGCCAGAAAAACCTCTGGGGCGAGCGCCTGGTCTTTCTCGAGCTGGAGTCCGAGCACAGCTCGGCGAGCACCTGCGAGGGGTTCGCGCTCGCGGGCGGGCGGGTCTCGAACTTCACTTCGGGGCAGGGACTGATCCTGATGAAGGAGGTTCTCTACGTGATCGCGGGCAAGCGGCTGCCCGTGGTCTTCCACATCGGCGCGCGCGCGCTCACCTCGCAGGGACTGAACATCCACGCCGGCCATGACGACGTCATGGGCGTCGCCGATTGCGGCTGGGGGATGGTGTTCGCGCGCAACGTCCAGGAAGCCGCCGATCTCGCGCTGATCTCGCGGCGCGTCGCCGAGGAATCCGAAACCCCCTTCTTCAACGTCCAGGACGGTTTCCTGACCACGCACACGATCGAGACGGTGCGCTTGCCGGAGCCCGAGCTGATGAAGCGCTTCGTCGGCGACCCCAACAACGAGCACCGGCTGCGCAATCTGATGGATCCGGCGCGGCCGATCATGAGCGGAGTGGTGCAGAACCAGGACAGCTACATGAAGGGCAAGATCGCGCAGCGCTACTTCTACGATCGGGTCGCGCCGATCATGCGCCGCGTCGCCGGCGAGTTCCACGCGCTCACGGGACGGCGCTACGGCATGGTCGACGGCTGGGGGCTGGAGGACGCCGAGGTGGCGATCGTCGCCATGGGCAGCCTGTGCGAGACCGCGACGGCGACCGCGAAGTATCTGCGCCGCCACGAGGGCGTCAAGGTGGGGACGCTGCACATCACGAGCTTCCGTCCGTTTCCCGGGCCCGCCGTGGTCGAGGCCCTCAGGGGCGTCAAGGCGCTTGCGGTGATAGAGCGCATGGACAACCCGCTCGCGCAATCGAACCCGCTCGCGGCCGAGATCAAGGCGGCGTTCGCGGACGCCCTCTCGGGCGCGCCCGGTTATCCCCGGATCGAG of Candidatus Zixiibacteriota bacterium contains these proteins:
- a CDS encoding 4Fe-4S dicluster domain-containing protein — protein: MNEPSEHVEKHERRDFLKLLVGGATAAVALATRPETVDAADSPKPLEELPDGESMILRMQGELRRALAKPVEKRRWVMVIDLRKCVGCSACTIGCVAENKLPPGVVYRPVMEEEVGEYPNVGRRFLPRLCNQCDNPPCVPVCPVKATYKRPDGIVEINYEQCIGCRYCLPACPYGARTADFGEFYTSGTPRAEPYEKLPSHEYGREWPREQDKSPVGNARKCHFCIHRLDAGMLPACVTTCIGYATYFGDANDPESLVSELIARPNAMRLKEELGTKPRVYYLV
- a CDS encoding YeeE/YedE thiosulfate transporter family protein, which produces MGPLEITGPARLALGLVTGILFGFILQKGQVTRYQKIVSFFRWSDLTVQKVMFAAILSGMVGVYALHALGMVNLHIKPTLLAANVLGGLIFGAGMLLLGF
- a CDS encoding 2-oxoacid:acceptor oxidoreductase family protein yields the protein MEGRTDLGGAGFPFPGIRATADGSEAVVWVETHITQGACAYPITPSTNMGGGYQMAVANGQKNLWGERLVFLELESEHSSASTCEGFALAGGRVSNFTSGQGLILMKEVLYVIAGKRLPVVFHIGARALTSQGLNIHAGHDDVMGVADCGWGMVFARNVQEAADLALISRRVAEESETPFFNVQDGFLTTHTIETVRLPEPELMKRFVGDPNNEHRLRNLMDPARPIMSGVVQNQDSYMKGKIAQRYFYDRVAPIMRRVAGEFHALTGRRYGMVDGWGLEDAEVAIVAMGSLCETATATAKYLRRHEGVKVGTLHITSFRPFPGPAVVEALRGVKALAVIERMDNPLAQSNPLAAEIKAAFADALSGAPGYPRIERMPAVYGGSAGLGSRDVRPGDFVAVVDHLRSGVERRFFVLGVRHELALPAGREPDVRPKGAFSMRGHSVGGYGSVTTNKVIATIVGDLFGLYVQAYPMYGSEKKGLPTTYFLTVAEEPVSAHAELRHVDFVPLNNVNAFNVGDPLSGLVPGGAVFLQHPSRDPAQIWRSIPPAAREFIRRNRIRVLALDAARVAQEISSQPQLAQRMQGIVLLGVFLRVAPFVAARGLGDEEVYAAVERSLRKFFGKRGEKVVQENLLAVKRGRDEVLEIGAELISAAA
- the nrfD gene encoding NrfD/PsrC family molybdoenzyme membrane anchor subunit encodes the protein MLKASKILIPVLAVMVLLGAVGAWDRLAHGKANLNFGSYIPWGLWVGLYIYMVGISGGAFLLVFLHHGLGISCLRRASLYALPVSLFTLGAGLLLVLADLGHMERFWKLYLQPNPGSILAAMVWVYTAFILVLLVMLLALAKGRSRWLKPLSVLGFFLVITFGGGEGALFGVLGARPYWSSGLLPIRFLFSALLAGVAVVAFTLTLFRKWPEDRDHWDAVGFLRYLILGLLAVNVLIEFSEYSITQYAGTPAVIEAHHLVAFGPYWWVFWIVQLFIGFLLPAILLIPSWGLRPFNFALAGFLIGIGYAGTKQNIVLPGLAVPEFRALPEAFVHNRLSVAYFPSVMEWLMAIGAIAAAALLFVLAVEYLPFLRGPAPTGARFAGAKEGRAA
- a CDS encoding DNA-binding protein, producing the protein MKVLVSIAAMAFLFTAADSYAQRRPGMAWRGSGGWGPGSSYNRLYDQKNVETVSGEVVAVERITPGKGMSAGVHLRVKTDKETISVHLGPSWYLENQDVRIEPKDQVEVKGSRITFGGKPAIIAAEVKKGDDVLRLRDDSGFPVWSGWRRR